One region of Bacillus horti genomic DNA includes:
- a CDS encoding ABC transporter ATP-binding protein, whose protein sequence is MKQLLVSAKGLVKRYGSRAVVNDIHLEVNHGEILALIGPNGAGKSTTVELLVGLRLPNSGEVTYWHKNYQKHIGVQLQSPPFFPGLNSLENLRFFAALYKKNLTRHEGESILQVCGLSEVMHTDASRLSGGQQKRLAIAISMVHRPELLFLDEPTAALDPRSRLEIHSLIRKLAEQGVSIVLTSHDMDEVSKLSDRVAMINAGRIVAQGQPSEVCATYQVESLEDVYLHLTNKEEVTC, encoded by the coding sequence ATGAAACAATTATTAGTATCTGCGAAGGGGCTCGTCAAGCGCTATGGCTCAAGGGCTGTAGTAAATGATATTCATTTGGAGGTGAACCACGGTGAGATCCTTGCATTGATTGGCCCTAATGGGGCTGGCAAATCGACAACGGTGGAGCTGCTAGTCGGTCTGCGATTACCCAATTCAGGTGAGGTGACCTATTGGCATAAGAACTACCAGAAGCATATAGGTGTACAGCTTCAATCGCCCCCCTTTTTTCCGGGACTTAACTCGTTAGAAAACCTAAGGTTCTTCGCTGCATTATACAAGAAGAATTTGACTCGACATGAGGGTGAAAGCATATTACAAGTTTGTGGTTTATCTGAAGTCATGCATACGGACGCTTCCCGTTTATCAGGAGGACAGCAAAAAAGGCTGGCTATTGCTATCTCAATGGTTCATAGGCCCGAGCTCCTCTTTTTAGACGAGCCAACAGCAGCGTTAGATCCAAGATCAAGATTGGAGATCCATTCTTTAATACGTAAACTAGCCGAGCAAGGTGTGTCCATTGTCCTCACCTCACATGATATGGATGAGGTGAGTAAGCTAAGTGATCGGGTTGCTATGATAAACGCTGGAAGAATTGTTGCTCAAGGTCAGCCAAGTGAGGTTTGTGCTACGTATCAGGTAGAATCCCTAGAAGATGTCTATCTACATCTAACCAATAAGGAGGAGGTTACATGCTAG
- a CDS encoding PadR family transcriptional regulator — protein MTRLMVLGLLTLKPMTGYEMQQLLQQSQTDQWAGILPGSIYHALKKLDKEGLVEIESIGHTGNRAKAVYQITAAGREAFTELLLITLQDSSVLFPTGMYTALSFIEALPVEDALKAIDLQKSSIEASYKNMKDGEELKKEYGQLNSFALLTFENIYAHYRIQLDFLAKLKELLLAQQTNRKGEGKG, from the coding sequence ATGACACGTTTAATGGTATTAGGATTACTCACGTTAAAGCCAATGACTGGCTATGAAATGCAGCAGCTGCTTCAGCAGTCCCAAACAGATCAATGGGCGGGGATATTACCTGGCTCTATTTATCATGCTTTGAAAAAGCTAGACAAAGAGGGGCTTGTTGAAATTGAATCGATTGGACATACGGGAAATCGGGCTAAAGCCGTCTATCAAATTACAGCAGCAGGCAGGGAAGCCTTTACAGAGCTCTTACTAATTACCCTTCAGGATTCATCTGTGCTCTTCCCTACAGGCATGTACACGGCTCTCTCATTTATTGAGGCTCTACCTGTGGAGGATGCTTTAAAGGCTATAGATCTCCAAAAGAGCTCCATAGAAGCTAGCTACAAAAACATGAAAGATGGAGAGGAGTTAAAAAAAGAGTATGGACAGCTAAACAGCTTCGCTTTGCTTACATTCGAAAACATATATGCTCATTACCGAATTCAGCTCGACTTTTTAGCGAAATTAAAGGAACTACTTCTTGCTCAACAGACTAACAGAAAAGGAGAAGGCAAAGGATGA
- a CDS encoding ABC transporter permease yields MLGTIFRSMLVTSIKDKITLFYSLLLPVLLIIGLGLYMDVAYHQTLLFGTLAISTLFWGLSGIAFQVHQQRSQGVYKLIRLTPFPTFAFILIVAGSRTVLGILINITVYVFGALFLKQAFSLSGIVGLLLVLAIGTLCFSCLGFFISNVSKNEGQISMFSNLLFIPIIFASEVFYSLQGAPQWIYVIGQLFPMNSFMQSLYQSQYGLGMLAPLGLLMIFTCIWAVLALLTFRWDDRTYLFISMIKGRKQTL; encoded by the coding sequence ATGCTAGGAACAATATTTCGTTCTATGTTGGTAACATCGATTAAGGATAAAATTACACTGTTCTACTCCCTGTTACTCCCTGTCCTATTAATCATTGGATTAGGATTATATATGGATGTAGCTTACCATCAGACTCTTTTGTTTGGGACGTTAGCCATTAGTACATTATTTTGGGGCTTATCAGGTATTGCCTTTCAGGTTCATCAGCAAAGAAGCCAGGGTGTTTATAAATTGATTAGGCTTACACCCTTCCCTACGTTTGCTTTTATCCTCATTGTTGCTGGCTCTAGGACTGTCTTAGGGATTCTTATTAATATTACGGTCTACGTATTTGGAGCTCTGTTCCTTAAGCAAGCTTTTTCTCTAAGTGGTATTGTAGGACTTCTTCTTGTTCTTGCTATTGGAACATTGTGTTTTTCTTGCCTTGGCTTTTTTATTTCTAACGTTTCTAAAAATGAAGGGCAAATCAGTATGTTCTCCAATTTACTGTTTATCCCTATTATCTTTGCTAGTGAGGTGTTCTATAGCTTACAGGGAGCTCCGCAATGGATTTATGTCATAGGACAGCTTTTTCCGATGAACAGCTTCATGCAGAGCTTATATCAAAGTCAATATGGCTTAGGTATGCTGGCACCACTTGGCTTACTTATGATCTTCACATGTATTTGGGCCGTATTAGCGCTATTAACGTTTCGATGGGATGATAGGACCTATCTCTTCATATCAATGATTAAGGGTAGGAAACAGACTTTGTAA
- a CDS encoding GerAB/ArcD/ProY family transporter: protein MFSDETYRISPLELCITLIGMVLGVGVLTLPKVLAQALGTPDGWISVLISSLLAMLIILLFVRLAQHFPQKNILQILEYAPYGKLLSMTFGILFVLYFLGVIAFEGRVLATVVKIYLLVETPTEIILALVFLTVAYATSKGLQGLIHLNLLFVPICTLVLFGIVLLNMKDFSLGELLPIMPNGVTPILLGLKESSVSFLGLEIIFFLAAYMRANRLKAAPLNVSLSFLALLYLIVTLLCFSVFSVEATKIIVFPTVELAKEVEIAGGIFERLESLLITVWIITIFSTVALSTWLTYTILQKQFFKKSKRIWLIAFVSAITYFLSFLPQSITQAFILGERISFLGICLICFGLAAGYMALWRNKSLTH, encoded by the coding sequence ATGTTTAGTGATGAGACCTATAGAATTTCACCGTTAGAGCTATGTATCACTTTGATTGGAATGGTTCTTGGGGTTGGAGTGCTGACTTTACCAAAGGTGCTTGCGCAAGCACTAGGTACCCCAGATGGCTGGATTTCTGTTCTGATAAGTAGCTTGTTGGCTATGCTTATCATTCTCCTTTTCGTCAGATTAGCTCAGCACTTTCCTCAGAAGAACATATTACAAATATTGGAATACGCTCCTTATGGGAAGCTACTCTCCATGACGTTTGGGATACTTTTTGTTCTATATTTCCTTGGTGTGATTGCTTTTGAGGGTAGAGTCCTAGCTACTGTGGTGAAAATTTACTTATTGGTTGAAACCCCGACAGAGATAATACTGGCTCTCGTTTTTCTTACGGTAGCTTATGCAACCTCAAAAGGACTTCAGGGGTTGATCCACCTTAACCTGCTCTTTGTGCCTATATGTACCCTAGTTCTGTTTGGGATTGTTTTATTAAACATGAAGGACTTTAGCTTAGGAGAGCTGCTCCCTATTATGCCAAATGGTGTTACACCCATTCTCCTTGGTTTAAAAGAATCCAGTGTTTCGTTTTTAGGATTAGAGATTATTTTTTTCCTCGCGGCGTATATGAGAGCAAATCGTCTAAAGGCTGCTCCTTTAAATGTGAGTTTATCTTTTTTGGCTCTGCTCTATCTCATTGTTACTCTGTTATGCTTTTCCGTTTTTAGCGTCGAAGCTACTAAGATCATTGTTTTTCCTACTGTAGAGTTGGCCAAAGAAGTGGAGATTGCGGGAGGAATTTTTGAACGCTTGGAATCTCTTTTAATCACAGTATGGATTATTACGATTTTTAGTACAGTGGCTCTTTCCACATGGCTAACCTACACCATTCTACAAAAACAGTTTTTTAAGAAGAGCAAGCGAATATGGCTCATTGCTTTCGTGTCAGCTATCACGTATTTTCTTTCTTTCCTTCCTCAATCTATTACACAAGCGTTTATCTTAGGAGAACGAATCAGTTTTTTAGGGATTTGCTTGATTTGCTTTGGTCTCGCTGCAGGATATATGGCTTTATGGAGAAACAAGAGCTTAACCCATTAA